The following DNA comes from Verrucomicrobiota bacterium.
CGGTTAGACATCCGGTATCCACGCTTTTTGGCAAAAGCTCACCCTCTTTTGCTCGACCACCCGATGCATTCACGCCCGGCGGCCGTGGCCAATTTCACTCACCATTCTGTGGGTCAGCCCAGATGCGACCTGCCGCCGACTACTTCCTGAACTCAAGCTGCCAGGCCCCATCCTGGAGCTGCCGGGAACGAACGGAAAAACCTTCGTTCTCCAGCTTGCGCCGCAACGGAACGGGATCAAACGGAGCGATTAACTGAAAAGCCTGGCCCGGAATCAGCGTGGCGACGGCTTCGTCGATCGCGTGGCAAGGCGGCTCGCCTCGTTGAAAGTACGGGCGCGTGTCCAGCACGAGCGGCTGCACAAAATCGATCGATTGCGTTTCCGGCGCTGCAGCGGCCTTCTTCCGGGGCACGAATCCAGGATCTGGAAACAGGCCTTTGCTGATCCGGACGCGCCAGATGTCCGGGCCTTGCGCTTCGTACGACCAATGGAATTGCCCGGCGAACTTGCAGGCAAACTGATAGTAAAGCGGCAGCGGATCGTGGTCGTTGAGGAGGAGCAGCGACTCGCCGTCAGGAAGCTCATTCCAGGCGCCGAAAATGGCCGGGTGCTTTTGTCGCGGCGGGATGATCCGCACGTCGATGGTGTGTTCCGT
Coding sequences within:
- a CDS encoding DUF2249 domain-containing protein — its product is MTKTTEHTIDVRIIPPRQKHPAIFGAWNELPDGESLLLLNDHDPLPLYYQFACKFAGQFHWSYEAQGPDIWRVRISKGLFPDPGFVPRKKAAAAPETQSIDFVQPLVLDTRPYFQRGEPPCHAIDEAVATLIPGQAFQLIAPFDPVPLRRKLENEGFSVRSRQLQDGAWQLEFRK